One window of Klebsiella quasivariicola genomic DNA carries:
- the moaB gene encoding molybdenum cofactor biosynthesis protein B, with protein MSQASAEFIPTRIAVLTVSSRRGEEDDTSGHWLREAAQEAGHHVVDKAIVKENRYAIRAQVSAWIASDDVQVVLITGGTGFTDGDQAPEALLPLFDREVEGFGEVFRMLSFEEIGTSTLQSRAVAGVANRTLIFAMPGSTKACRTAWDNIIAPQLDARTRPCNFLPHLKK; from the coding sequence ATGAGCCAGGCTAGCGCTGAGTTTATCCCGACCCGTATTGCTGTTCTAACCGTTTCCAGCCGCCGCGGCGAAGAGGACGACACCTCCGGCCACTGGCTGCGCGAGGCGGCGCAGGAGGCGGGGCACCATGTCGTCGATAAGGCGATCGTGAAAGAGAACCGCTACGCCATCCGCGCCCAGGTATCGGCGTGGATCGCCAGCGACGACGTGCAGGTGGTACTGATCACCGGCGGGACCGGTTTTACCGATGGCGATCAGGCGCCGGAAGCGCTGCTGCCGCTGTTTGACCGTGAGGTCGAAGGCTTTGGTGAAGTGTTCCGCATGCTGTCGTTCGAAGAGATCGGCACCTCGACCCTGCAGTCCCGGGCCGTGGCCGGCGTTGCTAACCGCACGCTGATTTTCGCCATGCCGGGTTCGACCAAAGCCTGCCGCACGGCGTGGGACAACATCATTGCCCCGCAGCTGGATGCCCGCACCCGTCCGTGTAACTTCCTTCCCCACCTGAAGAAATAA
- the pmrB gene encoding two-component system sensor histidine kinase PmrB, giving the protein MALFATETWTMRHRLLLTIGTILVVCQLISVFWLWHESKEQIQLLVASAIEGHNNQKHVEHEVREAVASLLVPSLLIVGLALYISMLAVRKITRPLSRLQSELESRTPDNLTPIVLSESVPEVTAVTTALNQLVSRLNLTLDRERLFTADVAHELRTPLAGLRLHLELLAKVHGMGVDPLIQRLDQMTNSISQLLQLARVGQSFSAGSYQQVLLLDDVVKPLQEELETMLAQRQQRLLLTDAENEAVVSGDATLIRVILRNLVENAHRYSPEGSTIRVSVKAGLMPVLSVEDEGPGIDEAKSGELSKAFVRMDSRYGGIGLGLSIVTRIAQLHDAQFFLHNRQPGPGVRAWVLFPQRARQNVNTH; this is encoded by the coding sequence ATGGCTCTTTTTGCAACCGAAACCTGGACCATGCGCCACCGACTGCTGCTGACCATTGGCACCATTCTGGTGGTCTGCCAGCTGATCAGCGTCTTCTGGCTATGGCATGAGAGTAAAGAGCAGATCCAGCTGCTGGTGGCCAGCGCCATCGAAGGCCACAACAACCAGAAACATGTGGAGCATGAGGTTCGGGAAGCGGTCGCCAGCCTGCTGGTGCCGAGCCTGCTGATCGTTGGCCTGGCGCTGTATATCAGCATGCTGGCGGTGCGCAAGATCACCCGCCCGCTCTCACGACTGCAAAGCGAGCTGGAGAGCCGCACGCCGGACAACCTCACCCCTATTGTGCTCAGCGAATCAGTGCCCGAAGTCACGGCGGTGACTACCGCCCTGAATCAGCTGGTTTCCCGCCTTAATCTGACCCTCGACCGCGAGCGGCTGTTTACCGCCGACGTGGCGCATGAGCTGCGTACCCCGCTGGCCGGCCTGCGGCTGCACCTTGAGCTGCTGGCGAAAGTGCACGGCATGGGCGTCGACCCGCTGATCCAGCGCCTCGACCAGATGACCAACAGCATTTCCCAGCTGCTGCAGCTGGCGCGTGTCGGACAGTCCTTCTCCGCCGGCAGCTATCAGCAGGTGCTGTTGCTGGATGACGTGGTGAAACCGTTACAGGAAGAGCTGGAAACCATGCTGGCGCAGCGTCAGCAGCGGCTGCTGCTGACGGATGCCGAAAATGAGGCCGTCGTCTCGGGCGACGCGACGCTAATCCGCGTCATTTTGCGCAATCTGGTGGAGAATGCTCACCGCTACAGTCCGGAAGGGTCGACGATCCGTGTGTCGGTGAAAGCGGGCCTGATGCCGGTGTTGTCCGTGGAAGATGAAGGACCGGGGATTGATGAGGCGAAAAGCGGCGAACTGAGTAAAGCCTTTGTGCGCATGGACAGTCGCTACGGCGGCATAGGCCTCGGACTGAGCATCGTCACGCGCATCGCTCAACTGCATGACGCCCAGTTCTTTTTGCATAACCGCCAGCCGGGGCCAGGGGTCCGCGCGTGGGTATTATTCCCGCAGCGTGCGCGTCAGAACGTCAACACCCACTGA
- the eptA gene encoding phosphoethanolamine transferase EptA, whose protein sequence is MSLLPLRRPVLSRTAYLILFACYIGIFLNLAFYRQVFPLLPVNSLHNWLVFLSMPIVAISVMNIITTLASFLKLDRVVISLFILLSASAQYFIWSFGVVIDRSMIANIFDTTPAESFALLSTKMVIVLGLSGLLMVLVAWWIKVRKPASFWRGAAMRLLNIAVSTLLIILVAALFYKDYASVFRNNKELVKSLSPSNSIVAVNSWYAHHRMDNLPLVKIGEDAKQKPVMHNGPRKNLTIVVLGETSRAGNFSLGGYGRQTNPRLQQDDVVYFPKTTSCGTATAVSVPCMFSNMPRAHYDEELAHHQEGVLDILQRAGVQVLWNDNDGGCKGACDRVPHQNVTDLKLTGQCIDGECYDEVLFHNLDSYIDNLQQDGIIVLHTIGSHGPTYYNRYPAEFKKFTPTCDTNEIQSCTQQQLTNTYDNTILYVDYVVDKAIKLLQSKQDKFTTSLVYLSDHGESLGEDGVYLHGLPYSIAPDTQKHVPMLLWLSPDYQQRYGVSSQCLQQQAKTKDYSQDNLFSTLLGLLGVSTHEYQAADDILTPCREAG, encoded by the coding sequence ATGTCGTTATTACCTCTGCGTCGGCCAGTTCTCAGCCGCACGGCTTATTTGATTCTCTTTGCTTGCTATATCGGTATCTTTCTCAACCTGGCCTTTTATCGCCAGGTTTTCCCGCTACTGCCGGTAAACAGCCTGCATAACTGGCTGGTATTCCTCAGTATGCCGATCGTGGCCATTAGCGTGATGAATATCATCACCACCCTCGCCTCGTTCCTGAAGCTCGATCGGGTGGTCATCAGCCTGTTTATTCTGCTCAGCGCGTCGGCGCAGTACTTTATCTGGTCCTTCGGCGTGGTGATTGACCGTTCGATGATCGCCAATATCTTCGATACCACCCCGGCGGAAAGCTTTGCTCTGCTGTCGACGAAAATGGTCATCGTGCTGGGACTTTCCGGACTGTTGATGGTTCTGGTCGCCTGGTGGATTAAAGTTCGTAAGCCCGCCTCTTTCTGGCGCGGCGCGGCGATGCGCCTGCTCAATATCGCCGTTTCGACGCTGCTGATTATTCTGGTGGCCGCGCTGTTCTATAAAGATTACGCCTCGGTGTTCCGTAACAACAAAGAGCTGGTGAAATCCCTGAGCCCTTCCAACAGCATTGTGGCGGTCAACTCCTGGTATGCTCACCACCGGATGGATAACCTGCCGCTGGTGAAGATTGGCGAAGATGCCAAACAGAAACCGGTGATGCATAACGGTCCCCGCAAGAACCTGACGATTGTCGTGCTGGGCGAAACCTCGCGCGCCGGGAATTTCTCGCTGGGCGGCTACGGGCGGCAGACTAACCCACGCCTGCAACAGGACGACGTGGTGTACTTCCCGAAAACCACCTCCTGCGGCACGGCAACCGCGGTTTCCGTCCCCTGTATGTTCTCCAATATGCCGCGCGCGCATTACGATGAAGAACTGGCGCACCATCAGGAAGGCGTCCTGGATATTCTGCAACGCGCTGGTGTTCAGGTGCTGTGGAACGATAATGACGGCGGCTGCAAAGGGGCTTGCGATCGGGTGCCGCACCAGAACGTGACTGACCTGAAGCTGACCGGCCAGTGCATCGATGGCGAATGCTACGACGAGGTGCTGTTCCATAATCTGGATAGCTACATCGACAACCTGCAACAGGACGGCATTATCGTACTGCATACCATCGGCAGCCACGGCCCGACCTATTACAACCGCTACCCGGCTGAATTCAAAAAATTCACCCCGACCTGCGATACCAATGAAATCCAAAGTTGTACGCAACAACAGTTGACCAATACCTACGACAACACCATTTTATATGTCGATTATGTCGTTGATAAAGCCATAAAATTACTACAATCCAAACAGGATAAATTTACCACTAGCCTGGTTTATTTGTCCGACCACGGCGAATCGCTGGGTGAAGATGGCGTCTATTTACATGGTCTGCCGTACTCCATCGCGCCGGATACGCAAAAACACGTGCCCATGCTGCTGTGGCTGTCGCCGGATTACCAGCAACGCTATGGTGTTTCCAGCCAGTGTTTGCAACAACAGGCTAAGACGAAGGATTATTCCCAAGATAATCTGTTCTCCACCCTGCTCGGCCTGCTCGGCGTCAGCACCCACGAGTACCAGGCAGCAGATGATATTTTAACGCCATGTAGAGAGGCTGGTTGA
- the uvrB gene encoding excinuclease ABC subunit UvrB, producing MSKSFVLHSAFRPSGDQPEAIRRLEEGLEDGLAHQTLLGVTGSGKTFTIANVIADLQRPTMVLAPNKTLAAQLYGEMKEFFPENAVEYFVSYYDYYQPEAYVPSSDTFIEKDASVNEHIEQMRLSATKALLERRDVVVVASVSAIYGLGDPDLYLKMMLHLTVGMLIDQRAILRRLAELQYTRNDQAFQRGTFRVRGEVIDVFPAESDDIALRIELFDEEVERLSLFDPLTGHVESTVPRYTIYPKTHYVTPRERIVQAMEEIKLELADRRKVLLANNKLLEEQRLTQRTQFDLEMMNELGYCSGIENYSRYLSGRGPGEPPPTLFDYLPADGLLVIDESHVTVPQIGGMYRGDRARKETLVEYGFRLPSALDNRPMKFEEFEALAPQTIYVSATPGAYELDKSGGEVVDQVVRPTGLLDPLIEVRPVATQVDDLLSEIRLRTAINERVLVTTLTKRMAEDLTEYLEEHGERVRYLHSDIDTVERMEIIRDLRLGEFDVLVGINLLREGLDMPEVSLVAILDADKEGFLRSERSLIQTIGRAARNINGKAILYGDKITPSMAKAIGETERRREKQQRYNEEHGIVPQGLNKKVVDILQLGQGLAKTKAKGRGKAKTAEPAGLSGVDMTPKALQQKIHELEGQMMQHAQNLEFEEAAQIRDQLHQLRELFIAAS from the coding sequence ATGAGTAAATCGTTTGTACTGCATTCTGCCTTTCGTCCCTCCGGAGACCAACCGGAAGCCATCCGTCGCCTGGAAGAGGGGCTGGAGGATGGGCTTGCGCATCAAACGCTGCTGGGGGTCACCGGTTCAGGTAAAACCTTTACCATTGCCAACGTGATTGCCGACCTGCAGCGGCCGACGATGGTGCTGGCGCCAAACAAAACCCTGGCGGCCCAGCTCTACGGCGAGATGAAAGAGTTTTTCCCCGAGAATGCCGTCGAGTATTTCGTCTCCTACTACGATTACTACCAGCCGGAAGCCTACGTCCCTAGCTCCGATACCTTCATTGAGAAGGACGCCTCGGTGAACGAACATATTGAGCAGATGCGCCTGTCGGCCACCAAAGCGCTGCTTGAGCGGCGCGACGTGGTAGTGGTGGCATCGGTCTCGGCTATCTACGGCCTCGGCGATCCGGACCTGTACCTGAAGATGATGCTGCACCTGACGGTGGGGATGCTAATCGATCAGCGCGCGATCCTGCGCCGTCTGGCCGAGCTGCAATATACCCGTAACGATCAGGCCTTCCAGCGCGGCACCTTTCGCGTGCGCGGCGAGGTGATCGACGTCTTCCCGGCGGAATCCGACGATATCGCGCTGCGTATTGAGCTGTTTGACGAAGAGGTCGAGCGCCTGTCGCTGTTCGATCCGCTCACGGGACACGTGGAGTCGACGGTACCGCGCTATACCATTTACCCCAAGACGCACTATGTGACGCCGCGGGAACGCATCGTCCAGGCGATGGAAGAGATCAAGCTGGAACTGGCGGATCGCCGCAAGGTGCTGCTGGCAAATAACAAGCTGCTGGAAGAGCAGCGCTTAACCCAGCGTACCCAGTTTGACCTCGAAATGATGAACGAGCTGGGCTACTGCTCGGGCATTGAAAACTACTCGCGCTACCTCTCCGGTCGCGGGCCCGGCGAGCCGCCGCCCACCCTGTTTGACTATCTGCCGGCAGACGGCCTGCTGGTGATTGACGAATCCCACGTCACGGTGCCGCAAATTGGCGGCATGTACCGCGGCGACCGCGCGCGTAAAGAGACGCTGGTGGAGTACGGCTTCCGCCTGCCGTCGGCGCTGGACAACCGGCCGATGAAGTTTGAAGAATTCGAAGCGCTGGCGCCGCAAACCATCTACGTCTCGGCGACCCCGGGGGCCTACGAGCTGGATAAATCCGGCGGCGAGGTGGTGGATCAGGTGGTGCGGCCTACCGGTCTGCTTGACCCGCTGATCGAAGTGCGGCCGGTGGCGACTCAGGTCGACGATCTGCTGTCGGAGATCCGCCTGCGTACGGCCATCAACGAGCGCGTGCTGGTCACTACCCTTACCAAGCGGATGGCGGAAGACTTAACCGAGTACCTTGAGGAACACGGTGAGCGCGTGCGCTATCTGCACTCGGATATCGACACCGTCGAACGTATGGAGATTATCCGCGACCTGCGCCTGGGCGAGTTTGACGTGCTGGTAGGGATCAACCTGCTGCGTGAGGGGCTGGATATGCCGGAGGTGTCGCTGGTAGCGATCCTGGATGCCGACAAAGAGGGCTTCCTGCGCTCCGAACGCTCGCTGATCCAGACCATCGGCCGCGCCGCGCGAAATATCAACGGCAAAGCTATCCTGTATGGCGATAAGATCACCCCCTCGATGGCCAAAGCCATTGGCGAGACCGAGCGCCGACGGGAGAAACAGCAGCGCTATAACGAAGAGCACGGCATCGTGCCGCAGGGGCTCAACAAGAAAGTGGTGGATATCCTGCAGCTGGGTCAGGGCCTGGCGAAAACCAAAGCCAAAGGGCGCGGAAAAGCGAAGACTGCCGAACCTGCCGGGCTCAGTGGGGTGGATATGACGCCAAAAGCGCTGCAGCAGAAAATTCATGAGCTGGAAGGACAGATGATGCAGCACGCCCAGAACCTCGAGTTTGAAGAGGCGGCGCAAATTCGCGACCAGCTGCATCAGCTGCGTGAGCTATTTATCGCCGCTTCCTGA
- the bioD gene encoding dethiobiotin synthase produces MTKRFFVTGTDTEVGKTVASSALLQAANQLGFNTAGYKPVASGSDLTAHGLRNEDALALQRHSRVALRYDQVNPYTFAEPTSPHIISADEGRPIAAAALSGGLRELENLADWVLVEGAGGWFTPLSDTLTFADWVQSEQLPVILVVGVKLGCINHAMLTAQAVRQAGLPLAGWIANDVQPPGKRHAEYLATLKQRLAAPFLGEIPWLADIAQRGDLGQYLDLRALDPASSTAPAAAHQAP; encoded by the coding sequence GTGACTAAACGTTTCTTCGTTACCGGAACCGATACTGAAGTCGGTAAAACGGTCGCCAGCAGCGCGCTGCTGCAGGCGGCGAATCAGCTGGGATTTAACACCGCGGGCTATAAGCCGGTGGCTTCCGGTAGCGACCTGACCGCACACGGGTTACGCAATGAAGATGCGCTGGCCCTGCAGCGCCATAGCCGGGTCGCGCTGCGCTACGACCAGGTAAACCCCTACACCTTCGCCGAGCCGACCTCACCGCACATCATCAGCGCCGATGAAGGTCGGCCAATCGCCGCGGCGGCGCTTTCCGGTGGGCTGCGCGAGTTAGAAAATCTCGCCGACTGGGTGCTGGTGGAAGGGGCCGGTGGCTGGTTCACGCCGCTCTCGGACACCCTGACCTTTGCCGACTGGGTGCAGAGCGAGCAGCTGCCGGTCATTCTGGTGGTGGGGGTTAAGCTCGGCTGTATCAACCATGCGATGCTTACCGCCCAGGCGGTACGCCAGGCGGGGCTGCCTTTAGCGGGCTGGATCGCCAATGACGTGCAGCCGCCGGGCAAGCGTCACGCCGAGTATCTGGCGACGCTGAAACAGCGGCTGGCCGCGCCGTTCCTCGGTGAAATACCGTGGCTTGCGGACATCGCGCAGCGTGGCGATCTCGGCCAGTATCTGGACCTCAGGGCGCTGGATCCGGCGTCATCCACTGCGCCAGCAGCGGCTCATCAAGCGCCATAA
- the yvcK gene encoding uridine diphosphate-N-acetylglucosamine-binding protein YvcK — protein MRNRTFADLDRVVALGGGHGLGRVMSSLSSLGSRLTGIVTTTDNGGSTGRIRRSEGGIAWGDMRNCINQLIAEPSVASAMFEYRFSGNGELSGHNLGNLMLKALDHLSVRPLEAINLIRNLLKVDAFLIPMSEQPVDLMALDHEGHEVYGEVNIDQLDNVPQELMLTPPVPATREAVEAIAEADLILIGPGSFYTSLLPILLLDEMAQALRRTPAPMVFIDNLGKEHSPAARLSLAERVAIMERYVGKRVVDAVIAGPKADIRGIDDRLVIQTPLEASDVPYRHDRALLRGALEKAIQLPG, from the coding sequence ATGCGCAATCGTACATTCGCTGACCTCGATCGGGTGGTCGCGCTCGGCGGCGGGCATGGTCTGGGCCGGGTGATGTCTTCCCTCTCCTCGCTCGGCTCGCGGCTGACGGGCATTGTGACCACCACCGACAACGGGGGTTCTACCGGGCGGATCCGCCGCTCGGAAGGCGGCATTGCCTGGGGCGATATGCGCAACTGCATCAATCAGTTAATCGCCGAGCCGAGCGTGGCGTCGGCGATGTTTGAGTATCGTTTTAGCGGTAATGGCGAACTTTCCGGGCATAACCTCGGAAACCTGATGTTAAAGGCCCTCGATCACCTCAGCGTGCGGCCTTTAGAAGCTATCAATTTGATCAGGAACCTGCTGAAAGTCGACGCGTTTCTTATCCCGATGTCGGAACAACCGGTGGATTTGATGGCGCTCGATCATGAAGGCCATGAAGTTTACGGCGAAGTGAATATCGATCAGCTCGACAACGTACCCCAGGAGCTGATGCTCACCCCGCCGGTGCCGGCCACCCGTGAGGCAGTGGAAGCTATCGCCGAAGCCGATCTGATCCTCATCGGCCCGGGAAGCTTTTACACCAGTCTGCTGCCGATCCTGTTGCTCGACGAAATGGCTCAGGCGCTGCGCCGAACCCCAGCGCCGATGGTGTTCATCGATAATCTCGGCAAAGAGCACAGCCCGGCCGCCAGACTGTCGCTGGCGGAACGCGTTGCGATTATGGAGCGCTACGTGGGTAAGCGGGTGGTGGATGCGGTCATCGCCGGCCCGAAGGCCGATATCCGCGGCATCGACGACCGGCTGGTGATTCAGACGCCGCTGGAGGCCAGCGATGTGCCCTATCGCCATGATCGGGCGCTGCTGCGCGGGGCGCTGGAAAAAGCGATCCAGCTGCCGGGCTGA
- the moaC gene encoding cyclic pyranopterin monophosphate synthase MoaC, with the protein MSQLTHINAAGEAHMVDVSGKAETVREARAEAFVEMQAATLAMIIDGSHHKGDVFATARIAGIQAAKRTWDLIPLCHPLMLSKVEVNLQAQPEHNRVRIESLCRLTGKTGVEMEALTAASVAALTIYDMCKAVQKDMVIGPVRLLEKSGGKSGDFKAGERHD; encoded by the coding sequence ATGTCACAACTGACCCATATTAACGCCGCGGGCGAAGCCCATATGGTGGATGTCTCCGGCAAAGCAGAAACGGTGCGCGAAGCGCGCGCCGAGGCATTCGTCGAAATGCAGGCGGCGACGCTGGCGATGATTATCGACGGCAGTCACCACAAAGGCGATGTGTTCGCCACCGCGCGTATCGCCGGGATCCAGGCGGCCAAACGCACCTGGGATCTGATCCCGCTGTGCCATCCGCTGATGCTCAGCAAAGTGGAAGTCAATTTGCAGGCGCAGCCGGAACATAACCGGGTGCGCATCGAGTCGCTCTGCCGGCTCACCGGGAAAACCGGCGTCGAAATGGAAGCATTGACCGCTGCCTCGGTTGCCGCGCTGACCATTTACGATATGTGCAAAGCGGTACAGAAAGATATGGTGATTGGCCCGGTGCGCCTGCTGGAGAAAAGCGGCGGCAAGTCCGGGGATTTTAAGGCGGGTGAACGCCATGATTAA
- the moaD gene encoding molybdopterin synthase sulfur carrier subunit, whose product MIKVLFFAQVRELVGTDALTLDASDLATVEAVRQQLAARGDRWALALEEGKLLAAVNQTLNAFDHPVASGDEVAFFPPVTGG is encoded by the coding sequence ATGATTAAGGTTCTGTTTTTTGCCCAGGTGCGCGAGCTGGTGGGTACCGATGCGTTGACTCTCGACGCCAGCGACCTGGCGACCGTCGAAGCCGTGCGTCAGCAGCTTGCCGCTCGCGGCGACCGTTGGGCGCTGGCCCTGGAAGAGGGCAAGCTGCTGGCGGCAGTCAACCAGACGCTGAACGCGTTTGACCATCCGGTCGCCAGCGGCGACGAAGTGGCGTTCTTTCCACCGGTAACGGGAGGCTAA
- the moaE gene encoding molybdopterin synthase catalytic subunit MoaE, translated as MTQTRIVVSPARFSVGEEYPWLAERDEDGAVVTFTGKVRNHNLGDSVKALTLEHYPGMTEKSLAEIVELARERWPLGRVTVIHRIGEMWPGEEIVFVGVTSAHRGSAFAAGEFIMDYLKTRAPFWKREATPEGERWVDARDSDRQAAERW; from the coding sequence ATGACGCAAACCCGTATCGTGGTCAGCCCGGCGCGCTTTAGCGTCGGCGAGGAATATCCCTGGCTGGCCGAACGCGATGAAGACGGCGCGGTGGTCACCTTCACCGGTAAAGTACGCAATCACAACCTCGGCGACAGCGTGAAAGCCTTAACCCTCGAACACTATCCGGGGATGACCGAGAAATCACTGGCGGAAATTGTCGAGCTGGCGCGCGAGCGCTGGCCGCTGGGCCGGGTGACGGTTATCCACCGCATTGGCGAAATGTGGCCGGGGGAAGAAATTGTGTTTGTCGGCGTCACCAGCGCCCACCGCGGCAGCGCCTTCGCCGCCGGCGAGTTTATTATGGATTACCTGAAAACCCGCGCGCCGTTCTGGAAGCGCGAGGCGACGCCGGAAGGCGAACGCTGGGTCGACGCTCGCGACAGCGATCGTCAGGCGGCAGAGCGCTGGTAG
- a CDS encoding ABC transporter ATP-binding protein yields MLNLQAVNHFYGNQHSLWNVDLELRPGECIGVLGREGMGKTTLVNCIVGHLPVTSGRMTWHDIGAPPRDLTPLSAQSRSAIGIGYVPQDQRIFSQLSVEENLHIALAAGKPGVNASGGEIYEHFPELYALRQRKGASLSADDQFQLALARALIVQPRLLILDEPSRGRGPRCLQKLADLLLRLNRDIGLTVLLAEQHLPFIRRVADRFCLLHRGRNVAEGDIMALDEPLLAQWMTPDPAP; encoded by the coding sequence ATGTTGAATTTACAGGCAGTAAATCATTTTTATGGCAACCAGCACTCGTTGTGGAATGTCGATCTTGAACTACGCCCGGGAGAGTGCATTGGCGTACTGGGACGCGAGGGCATGGGGAAGACCACCCTGGTTAACTGTATTGTCGGACACCTGCCGGTGACCAGCGGCCGCATGACCTGGCATGACATTGGCGCCCCGCCGCGGGATCTCACTCCCCTCTCCGCCCAGTCGCGCAGCGCCATCGGTATCGGCTACGTTCCCCAGGATCAACGTATCTTTTCGCAGCTCAGTGTGGAAGAGAATCTACATATCGCCCTCGCGGCCGGGAAACCGGGGGTAAACGCCAGCGGCGGCGAAATCTATGAGCACTTTCCCGAACTTTATGCCCTGCGACAGCGCAAAGGCGCCTCGCTGAGCGCCGACGATCAGTTCCAGCTGGCGCTGGCCAGGGCGCTTATCGTCCAGCCACGGCTGCTGATTCTCGATGAACCTTCGCGTGGCAGAGGGCCGCGCTGTCTGCAAAAGCTGGCCGATCTACTGCTGCGGTTGAATCGCGATATCGGCCTGACGGTGCTGCTCGCCGAGCAGCACCTGCCCTTTATCCGCCGGGTAGCGGATCGCTTTTGTCTCTTGCACCGGGGGCGTAACGTCGCCGAGGGCGATATTATGGCGCTTGATGAGCCGCTGCTGGCGCAGTGGATGACGCCGGATCCAGCGCCCTGA
- the moaA gene encoding GTP 3',8-cyclase MoaA, whose protein sequence is MASQLTDAFARKFFYLRLSITDVCNFRCTYCLPDGYKPGAVNNNGFLSVDEVRRVTRAFSALGTEKVRLTGGEPSLRRDFTEIIAAVRENSAIRQIAVTTNGYRLARDVERWRDAGLTAINVSVDSLDARQFHAITGQDKFRQVMDGIDAAFAAGFDKVKVNTVLMRDVNHHQLDTFLAWIQPRRIQLRFIELMETGEGSDLFRRHHLSGIVLRDELLRRGWIHQIRQRSDGPAQVFCHPDYAGEIGLIMPYEKDFCATCNRLRVSSVGKLHLCLFGDGGVDLRDLMADDRQQAELEARIAEALTHKKQTHFLHQGNTGITQNLSYIGG, encoded by the coding sequence ATGGCCTCACAGCTTACCGATGCATTCGCGCGTAAGTTTTTTTACCTGCGTCTGTCGATTACCGATGTGTGCAATTTCCGTTGCACCTACTGCCTGCCGGATGGCTACAAGCCCGGCGCCGTCAATAACAACGGCTTTCTCAGCGTAGACGAAGTGCGCCGGGTCACGCGCGCTTTCTCCGCGCTGGGCACTGAAAAAGTTCGCCTGACCGGTGGGGAACCCTCCCTGCGCCGCGACTTCACTGAGATCATTGCCGCAGTGCGTGAAAACAGCGCGATCCGTCAGATTGCGGTCACCACTAACGGTTACCGTCTGGCGCGCGACGTCGAACGCTGGCGCGATGCCGGGCTGACGGCGATTAACGTCAGCGTTGATAGCCTCGACGCCCGTCAGTTCCACGCCATCACCGGCCAGGACAAGTTCCGCCAGGTGATGGACGGGATTGACGCCGCTTTCGCCGCTGGCTTTGACAAGGTGAAGGTCAACACCGTGCTGATGCGCGATGTTAACCACCACCAGCTCGATACCTTTCTCGCGTGGATCCAGCCGCGCCGTATTCAACTGCGTTTTATTGAGCTGATGGAGACCGGCGAGGGCAGCGACCTGTTCCGCCGTCATCATCTCTCCGGCATAGTGCTGCGCGACGAACTGCTGCGTCGCGGCTGGATCCATCAGATCCGCCAGCGCAGCGATGGCCCGGCGCAGGTCTTCTGTCATCCTGATTACGCCGGTGAAATCGGCCTCATCATGCCGTATGAAAAAGACTTCTGCGCCACCTGCAACCGTCTGCGCGTCTCATCCGTTGGCAAACTGCATCTGTGTCTGTTTGGCGATGGCGGCGTCGATCTGCGCGATCTGATGGCCGACGACCGGCAGCAGGCCGAGCTGGAGGCGCGGATCGCCGAAGCCTTGACCCATAAAAAGCAGACCCATTTCCTGCATCAGGGCAACACCGGTATTACGCAGAACCTGTCCTATATTGGCGGTTAA
- the pmrA gene encoding two-component system response regulator PmrA yields the protein MKILVIEDDALLLQGLILAMQSEGYVCDGVSTAHEAALSLASNHYSLIVLDLGLPDEDGLHFLTRMRREKMTQPVLILTARDTLEDRISGLDTGADDYLVKPFALEELNARIRALLRRHNNQGDNEISVGNLRLNVTRRLVWLGETALELTPKEYALLSRLMMKAGSPVHREILYNDIYSWDNEPATNTLEVHIHNLRDKIGKSRIRTVRGFGYMLVNSIDTE from the coding sequence ATGAAAATCTTAGTCATTGAAGACGATGCGCTGCTGTTGCAGGGATTGATCCTGGCGATGCAAAGTGAAGGATATGTGTGCGACGGCGTCTCCACAGCGCACGAAGCGGCGCTATCGCTGGCCAGCAATCATTACAGCCTGATCGTACTCGACCTCGGCCTGCCAGATGAAGACGGCCTGCATTTTCTCACCCGTATGCGGCGAGAGAAAATGACCCAGCCGGTGCTGATCCTCACCGCCCGCGATACGCTTGAGGATCGCATTAGCGGTCTCGATACCGGCGCGGATGACTATCTGGTGAAACCCTTTGCCCTGGAAGAGCTGAATGCGCGCATTCGCGCCCTGCTCCGCCGGCATAACAATCAAGGCGATAACGAAATCAGCGTTGGCAATCTGCGCCTCAATGTCACCCGCCGGCTGGTATGGTTGGGTGAGACGGCGCTGGAATTGACACCGAAAGAATATGCCCTGCTGTCGCGACTGATGATGAAGGCCGGTAGCCCGGTCCATCGCGAGATCCTCTATAACGATATCTACAGCTGGGACAACGAGCCGGCGACCAATACCCTGGAAGTGCACATTCATAACCTGCGCGATAAGATTGGTAAATCGCGGATCCGCACCGTCAGGGGCTTTGGCTATATGCTGGTTAACAGCATCGACACGGAATAG